In a genomic window of Pedobacter sp. KBS0701:
- the dcd gene encoding dCTP deaminase yields MILSDSRILEEIEKGTIIIEPFKRECLGTNSYDVHLGKYLATYKSRVLDAKAHNEIEHFEIPKDGFVLHPGVLYLGVTLEYTETHQHVPFLEGKSSTGRLGIDIHATAGKGDVGFCNTWTLEISVAQPVKIYAGMPIGQLIYFAVEGNIETMYNSKGNAKYNNKTTKPVESMMWKNKF; encoded by the coding sequence ATGATATTATCTGATAGCAGGATATTAGAAGAAATTGAGAAGGGTACAATCATCATCGAACCTTTTAAACGCGAATGTTTAGGCACAAACTCTTATGATGTTCATTTAGGGAAATACCTGGCCACCTATAAAAGCCGTGTGCTGGATGCTAAAGCGCATAACGAAATTGAGCATTTCGAAATTCCTAAAGATGGCTTCGTTCTTCACCCAGGTGTTTTATATCTGGGCGTAACGTTAGAATATACCGAAACACATCAACATGTCCCGTTTTTAGAAGGAAAAAGCAGTACCGGCCGTTTAGGCATCGATATCCATGCTACGGCAGGTAAAGGCGATGTGGGTTTCTGCAACACCTGGACACTAGAGATTTCAGTAGCACAGCCGGTTAAAATTTACGCCGGAATGCCTATTGGTCAGCTGATTTATTTTGCAGTTGAAGGCAATATCGAAACCATGTACAACTCAAAAGGAAACGCCAAATACAATAATAAAACCACAAAGCCCGTTGAGAGTATGATGTGGAAGAATAAGTTTTAA
- a CDS encoding DUF4129 domain-containing protein codes for MQRVFIRYLLVCLLFFIPVISYAQAVKPKPIVKEIRIDSAKITPSKFDKDSISSYKEQKEFQYDEIGQQQLSWWDKFWMWFWGLIGSLIQGATSNLISRYIFIGLGVALILYIVIKTIGAENIFRKKSKETILPYDVITENIHEIDYEQELQRLVAERKFRLAVRLLYLRALKKLSDAEIINWQPDKTNYNYLMEIDKPELRNDFSKLTLQFDYIWYGDFPIDEVKFEPINQSFNQFNSQIK; via the coding sequence ATGCAGCGTGTTTTTATCCGATATCTTCTCGTTTGCCTCTTGTTTTTTATTCCGGTAATCAGCTATGCACAAGCTGTTAAACCGAAACCTATTGTTAAGGAAATCAGGATTGATAGTGCTAAAATTACCCCATCAAAATTTGATAAAGATTCTATCAGCAGCTACAAAGAGCAGAAAGAATTTCAATATGATGAAATCGGCCAGCAGCAGTTGTCGTGGTGGGATAAATTCTGGATGTGGTTTTGGGGTTTAATCGGCTCATTGATTCAAGGGGCAACCTCTAATTTAATTTCGAGGTATATTTTTATCGGACTGGGGGTAGCGCTTATCCTGTATATCGTGATCAAAACCATCGGGGCTGAAAACATATTCAGGAAAAAATCAAAAGAAACCATTCTTCCTTATGATGTGATAACCGAAAACATCCATGAGATTGACTACGAACAGGAGCTGCAAAGATTGGTTGCCGAAAGAAAATTCCGCCTGGCGGTTAGGCTTTTATATTTGAGGGCGCTAAAAAAATTAAGCGATGCCGAAATCATCAATTGGCAGCCAGATAAAACCAATTACAATTATTTAATGGAAATCGATAAACCTGAACTCAGAAATGATTTCAGTAAACTTACCCTACAGTTCGATTACATCTGGTACGGCGATTTCCCTATCGATGAGGTGAAATTTGAACCCATTAACCAATCGTTTAACCAGTTTAACAGCCAGATTAAATGA
- a CDS encoding DUF2752 domain-containing protein: MFILFIFCSSINLVDWLQNHLISCPFKALTGIDCPGCGFQRSFIALVQGDLSKSWSLYPPTIPLLLLFIAVGLFYKFQINQRHLLSKILIIAVGNFVMVSYLYRVFIR; encoded by the coding sequence ATGTTTATCTTATTTATATTTTGCAGCTCAATCAACCTGGTTGATTGGCTGCAAAATCATTTAATCTCCTGCCCCTTTAAAGCATTAACAGGTATCGATTGCCCTGGTTGTGGCTTTCAAAGATCTTTTATTGCACTAGTGCAGGGCGATTTATCAAAAAGCTGGTCGCTTTATCCACCTACCATTCCATTATTGTTACTCTTTATTGCTGTAGGTCTCTTTTATAAATTCCAGATAAATCAGCGCCACCTCCTGTCTAAAATATTGATTATTGCAGTTGGTAATTTTGTGATGGTTTCTTATCTGTACAGAGTCTTTATCCGTTAA
- a CDS encoding MoxR family ATPase — translation MEQEQFNPRTDLSALNAAVNQIRTVLGNIIVGQKQVIDFLIVGLLADGHILIEGVPGVAKTLSAKLLAKSIDAQFSRVQFTPDLMPSDVLGTPIFNTKTGDFEFRKGPIFGNIILVDEINRAPAKTQSALFEVMEERQVTIDGQTYIMDEPFMVLATQNPIEQEGTYRLPEAQLDRFLFKIEVKYPSLEEETAILTAQHTLVNKTLLNEVKPVLSVQQIQEARAIIRNLFVEPKLLEFIAKIVTETRNNSSLYLGASPRASLAIVHSAKAFAAIQGRDFVTPDDIIAVASPVLAHRILLSPEKEMEGLTTTDIVNQIIKKIEVPR, via the coding sequence ATGGAACAAGAACAGTTTAACCCACGTACCGATTTAAGTGCATTAAATGCAGCTGTAAATCAGATTAGAACCGTACTTGGAAATATCATAGTAGGCCAAAAACAGGTGATCGATTTTTTAATTGTTGGTTTACTTGCCGATGGACATATCTTAATTGAAGGCGTTCCGGGTGTAGCAAAAACGTTAAGCGCCAAACTTCTTGCCAAATCAATCGATGCTCAATTTTCGAGGGTACAGTTTACGCCTGATCTAATGCCTTCGGATGTATTGGGAACACCGATTTTCAATACCAAAACAGGTGATTTTGAATTCAGGAAAGGCCCGATTTTCGGTAATATTATTCTGGTTGACGAAATTAACCGCGCACCAGCTAAAACCCAATCTGCACTTTTCGAAGTGATGGAAGAACGCCAGGTAACCATCGATGGGCAAACTTATATCATGGATGAGCCTTTTATGGTATTGGCTACGCAGAACCCGATTGAGCAGGAAGGAACTTACCGTTTACCAGAAGCACAACTAGATCGTTTTCTTTTCAAAATTGAGGTCAAATACCCTTCATTGGAGGAAGAAACAGCAATTTTAACCGCACAACACACTTTGGTTAATAAAACACTATTAAACGAGGTAAAACCGGTATTATCCGTGCAACAGATACAAGAGGCCAGGGCCATTATCCGCAATTTATTTGTAGAACCGAAGTTATTGGAGTTTATTGCTAAAATCGTAACCGAAACCCGCAACAATTCCTCCCTTTATCTGGGTGCTTCGCCAAGGGCATCGTTAGCTATTGTTCACAGTGCAAAAGCTTTTGCCGCAATACAAGGCCGCGATTTTGTTACGCCAGATGATATCATTGCCGTTGCAAGCCCTGTATTGGCTCACAGGATATTATTATCTCCTGAAAAAGAAATGGAAGGCTTAACCACAACCGATATTGTAAACCAGATTATTAAAAAAATAGAAGTACCAAGGTAG
- a CDS encoding RNA polymerase sigma factor, producing MEAVYIDKNLELVKKCMQGSRAAQFELYKLYAKAMYNVALRILNYEEEAEDVLQEAFLDAFTRIVDFRQETTFGLWLKQIVINKSINYLRKRKMEFVNTEEISEIPDEDSFDDSEVQLQAEEIRQAITQLPDGYRVVLSLYLLEGYDHEEIAHILKISENTSRTQYMRAKKKLKSILETKGMRDE from the coding sequence TTGGAAGCCGTATACATCGATAAAAACCTGGAACTTGTAAAAAAATGCATGCAGGGCAGCCGCGCAGCACAGTTTGAATTGTACAAGCTGTATGCAAAGGCCATGTATAATGTGGCGCTGCGCATTTTAAATTATGAGGAAGAGGCGGAAGATGTTTTACAGGAAGCATTTTTAGATGCCTTTACCAGAATTGTTGATTTCAGGCAGGAAACTACCTTCGGGCTTTGGTTAAAGCAGATTGTGATTAACAAATCCATCAATTACCTGCGTAAACGCAAGATGGAATTTGTAAATACTGAAGAAATATCTGAAATACCGGATGAAGATAGTTTTGATGACAGTGAAGTGCAGTTGCAGGCCGAAGAAATAAGACAGGCCATTACCCAATTGCCAGACGGTTACCGGGTAGTATTGAGTTTATACCTTTTAGAAGGTTATGACCATGAAGAGATTGCACATATTTTAAAAATAAGTGAAAACACTAGCCGTACACAGTACATGCGCGCTAAAAAGAAGTTAAAAAGTATTTTAGAAACGAAAGGGATGAGAGATGAATAA
- a CDS encoding SGNH/GDSL hydrolase family protein, translated as MKILLSAILFSFLTSGCTKRAPMINEPAINQATNPSNGTGNFTYLALGDSYTIGEAVKQTESFPYQLQSLLKNQNINVANPKIIATTGWTTDELQAAIKKENLTGTYSFVTLLIGVNNQYRGYPISTYKKEFAELLQTAIAFAGGNKSKVFVVSIPDWGVTPFGKNSGKSPQTIASEIDSFNGANQEITLAAGVTYTNITPASRNAATDSSLVASDGLHPSGKMYTEWATALLTKVTVVLK; from the coding sequence ATGAAGATTTTATTAAGCGCCATTTTATTTTCTTTCTTAACTTCGGGCTGTACAAAACGAGCACCCATGATTAACGAGCCAGCAATCAATCAAGCTACAAATCCATCAAACGGAACAGGAAATTTCACTTATTTAGCCCTTGGCGATTCCTATACGATTGGTGAAGCCGTTAAACAAACAGAATCTTTTCCCTATCAACTTCAAAGTCTATTAAAGAATCAAAACATCAACGTCGCCAATCCTAAAATTATTGCCACTACGGGCTGGACTACAGACGAGCTCCAGGCAGCCATTAAAAAGGAAAACTTAACCGGCACTTATAGCTTTGTTACGCTTTTGATTGGTGTAAACAATCAATACCGTGGTTATCCGATCAGCACATACAAAAAAGAGTTCGCAGAATTGTTACAAACGGCAATTGCTTTTGCGGGTGGCAATAAGAGCAAAGTTTTTGTGGTATCTATCCCCGATTGGGGCGTTACCCCTTTTGGTAAAAACTCAGGAAAAAGTCCGCAAACTATAGCAAGTGAAATTGATAGTTTTAACGGGGCAAACCAGGAAATCACACTTGCAGCAGGTGTAACCTATACGAATATCACGCCTGCATCCAGAAATGCAGCAACAGATTCTTCTTTAGTGGCAAGCGATGGACTTCACCCAAGCGGCAAAATGTATACCGAATGGGCAACTGCTTTACTAACAAAAGTCACTGTTGTGTTGAAATAA
- a CDS encoding 4'-phosphopantetheinyl transferase superfamily protein produces MPIIYHKNIDQHSVLAIWKIEETEEELLAGLQLKQHEHDIISSLNSGKRLLHWLSTRLLLRTMLNTNEYIDCQFDEHGKPYLVNFDYHISLSHSYDYAAVMISKDHPVGVDIELIKHKIKSIKHKFLSDVELAQRQIGDNTDGLYVAWCAKEAIYKWHGKKGLEFKQHIHIKPFKLRNEGSLNALVELPAGTRELTINYFKTKDGYMLGYVASNS; encoded by the coding sequence ATGCCAATAATTTACCACAAAAATATTGATCAGCATTCTGTTTTAGCAATTTGGAAAATTGAGGAAACAGAAGAAGAATTGTTGGCCGGACTGCAACTTAAGCAGCATGAACATGATATTATTTCATCATTAAACAGTGGCAAAAGGTTACTGCACTGGTTAAGTACGAGGCTGCTGTTGAGAACAATGCTAAATACTAACGAGTATATTGACTGCCAGTTTGATGAACATGGTAAACCCTATCTGGTTAATTTCGATTACCATATTTCTTTAAGCCATTCTTACGATTATGCAGCGGTAATGATCAGCAAAGATCATCCTGTTGGCGTGGATATTGAACTGATTAAACATAAAATAAAAAGCATTAAACACAAGTTTTTGAGTGATGTAGAACTTGCCCAAAGGCAAATTGGAGATAATACCGATGGCTTATACGTAGCCTGGTGTGCTAAAGAGGCCATTTATAAGTGGCATGGCAAAAAAGGACTGGAGTTTAAACAGCATATCCACATTAAACCTTTTAAGCTAAGAAACGAAGGTTCATTAAATGCACTGGTAGAATTGCCAGCCGGTACGCGAGAGTTGACCATTAATTACTTTAAAACAAAAGACGGTTACATGTTAGGCTATGTAGCCAGCAATTCTTAA
- a CDS encoding DUF5684 domain-containing protein — protein MNEYEGGGLAAGIGVVGGIIYLAIIVLLIAGMWKTFEKAGKPGWAALIPIYNTIVLIEIIGKPMIWVLWLLIPCVNFVFGIWALNLLSKSFGKTEGFTVGMIIFPYVFLPILGFGPAKYLGPSAAEAQNGGFGNNPFNNPNNPFNSPNNPFNKPSGPNDTPPPVV, from the coding sequence ATGAATGAGTACGAAGGAGGCGGATTAGCCGCAGGTATTGGTGTAGTGGGCGGAATTATTTATTTGGCAATAATTGTATTGCTGATTGCCGGCATGTGGAAAACGTTCGAAAAAGCCGGCAAGCCAGGCTGGGCAGCTCTTATCCCTATTTACAATACCATTGTTTTAATTGAAATTATTGGCAAACCAATGATCTGGGTTTTATGGTTACTCATCCCTTGCGTAAACTTTGTATTCGGAATCTGGGCATTAAACTTACTAAGCAAAAGCTTTGGCAAAACAGAAGGTTTTACCGTTGGTATGATCATATTCCCGTATGTTTTCTTGCCAATCCTTGGCTTTGGTCCGGCAAAATACCTGGGTCCATCGGCTGCAGAAGCACAAAATGGAGGTTTTGGAAACAACCCTTTCAACAACCCAAATAATCCTTTTAACAGCCCTAACAACCCTTTTAACAAACCGTCTGGTCCAAATGATACTCCTCCACCAGTAGTATAA
- a CDS encoding TlpA disulfide reductase family protein gives MKTYLILLLSVFSFTALAQDAPVKCATQETFFEDLTGKDLPSFNGLTINKKPFSTTDLKNQVVVINFWFEKCPPCIAEMPELNNLAAKYGKKAVRFIGITHDAPASAKRFQKKNGYRYEIVSLSKDEIRRLNINHGFPSNILVGKDGKIIYATANISFSDPQFKAKSVLFEEKLKTELNN, from the coding sequence ATGAAAACTTATTTGATTCTGCTGCTCTCTGTTTTTTCTTTTACAGCATTGGCGCAAGATGCTCCAGTTAAATGTGCCACGCAGGAAACTTTCTTCGAAGATTTAACGGGTAAAGACTTACCCTCTTTTAATGGTTTAACCATTAATAAAAAGCCGTTCTCCACTACCGATTTAAAAAACCAGGTAGTGGTCATCAACTTTTGGTTCGAAAAATGCCCCCCATGCATTGCTGAAATGCCCGAATTAAATAATTTGGCGGCGAAATATGGCAAAAAGGCGGTAAGGTTTATAGGCATTACACACGATGCCCCTGCAAGCGCTAAACGTTTTCAGAAAAAGAATGGCTATAGATACGAGATTGTATCTTTGAGTAAGGATGAAATCCGCAGGTTAAATATCAACCATGGTTTTCCATCGAATATTTTGGTTGGCAAGGATGGAAAGATTATTTATGCCACAGCCAATATTTCTTTTTCTGACCCACAGTTTAAAGCTAAGTCAGTGCTTTTTGAGGAGAAATTAAAAACTGAGT
- a CDS encoding RDD family protein produces MDSIRISTAQNIDIDYEIAGLGERIAARCIDLAGFVVIAVITLVVMGAVSVGISGSAGMIVLFVFIAIFAFYDLVCEITMDGQTLGKKALKIKVISIDGTQPTFSQYIFRWLFRMIDFGFPFGWGVVALVSVAVTKNHQRLGDILAKTTLIKTKPRTEFTNVAFSFKLPEEYEPKFKEVLHLNDRDVELIHEVLTGYYQTGNAELIYSMAAKTKEHIVVTIPSGMNELQFLETVLKDYNHLTANMSV; encoded by the coding sequence ATGGATAGCATCAGAATTAGCACTGCTCAAAATATTGATATTGATTATGAAATTGCCGGACTTGGAGAGCGTATTGCTGCAAGGTGCATTGACCTGGCCGGATTTGTGGTGATTGCTGTAATTACCCTTGTGGTGATGGGGGCAGTTTCAGTAGGCATATCAGGAAGTGCAGGCATGATTGTCCTTTTTGTTTTTATCGCAATATTTGCTTTTTACGACCTGGTTTGCGAGATCACTATGGATGGGCAAACGCTGGGTAAAAAGGCTTTAAAAATAAAAGTAATCAGTATAGATGGCACCCAGCCAACTTTCAGTCAATATATTTTTAGATGGCTGTTCAGGATGATCGATTTTGGCTTCCCATTTGGATGGGGCGTAGTGGCATTGGTATCTGTAGCGGTAACTAAAAACCACCAGCGTTTGGGCGATATACTGGCTAAAACCACATTGATTAAAACCAAACCACGTACCGAGTTTACCAATGTAGCTTTTAGCTTTAAACTGCCTGAAGAATACGAGCCAAAGTTTAAAGAGGTATTACATTTAAACGATCGGGATGTAGAACTGATCCATGAAGTTTTAACAGGGTATTACCAGACCGGAAATGCTGAACTGATTTATTCCATGGCAGCTAAAACCAAAGAACATATTGTTGTCACTATCCCGAGCGGGATGAACGAGTTGCAGTTTTTAGAAACTGTATTAAAGGATTATAATCACCTTACAGCTAATATGAGTGTTTAA
- a CDS encoding stage II sporulation protein M, translating into MREALFVKQNSEKWQHYDSMQQANPDEVANQFIEITNDLAYSKTFYPNSKTTAYLNGLAAKLHQSVYKNKKEKSNRFIHFWKTELPSIFFQHRKQILYALFFFLVSCSIGALSAKYDDTFVRLIMGDGYVNMTNENIAKGDPFGVYKQDNEFMMFLQIGSNNIFVALYTFVLGILFSFGSIVSLFRNGIMLGSFQYFFFSKGLGFQSVLVIWIHGTLEISAIVLAGAAGLILGNSFLFPKTYTRMASIQKGAKDGLKIVIGLIPIFIVAAFFESFVTRHTQMPLALSLLILLSSAAFMIWYVFIYPIKIQRKQVTLN; encoded by the coding sequence ATGAGAGAAGCATTATTTGTTAAACAGAATTCGGAGAAATGGCAGCATTATGATTCCATGCAACAAGCCAATCCCGATGAAGTAGCCAATCAGTTTATCGAGATCACCAACGATCTAGCTTACTCAAAAACTTTTTATCCCAACTCGAAAACTACCGCTTATTTAAATGGCTTAGCGGCTAAACTGCACCAATCGGTTTATAAAAACAAAAAAGAGAAATCGAACCGTTTTATCCATTTCTGGAAAACCGAACTGCCTTCAATATTTTTTCAGCACCGGAAACAGATATTGTATGCATTGTTTTTCTTTCTGGTTTCCTGCTCCATCGGTGCCTTATCAGCCAAGTATGACGATACTTTTGTTCGTTTGATTATGGGCGATGGTTATGTAAACATGACCAATGAAAACATTGCCAAAGGCGATCCGTTTGGGGTATATAAACAGGATAATGAATTTATGATGTTTTTGCAGATAGGCTCCAACAACATTTTCGTTGCCTTATATACTTTTGTTTTGGGTATCTTATTTTCATTTGGTTCCATTGTTTCATTATTCAGAAATGGAATTATGCTCGGTTCCTTCCAATATTTCTTTTTTAGCAAAGGCCTGGGCTTTCAATCTGTTCTGGTGATCTGGATCCATGGCACGCTCGAAATTTCTGCCATTGTACTCGCTGGCGCCGCAGGCTTAATTTTAGGCAATAGCTTTTTATTCCCCAAAACATACACCCGTATGGCATCCATACAAAAAGGGGCAAAAGACGGGTTAAAAATTGTAATCGGCCTGATCCCGATTTTTATTGTCGCTGCTTTTTTCGAAAGTTTTGTTACCCGTCATACCCAAATGCCGTTAGCACTAAGCCTATTGATATTATTATCGTCAGCAGCCTTTATGATATGGTATGTATTTATTTATCCCATTAAAATTCAACGTAAACAAGTCACACTAAACTAA
- a CDS encoding DUF4350 domain-containing protein: MKGYKIYLIIGSILILLYLVAQYNKPTPTNWAPTYAIKDKIPYGTYILYHRIKDILPNATIQQSKSAIYNTLKAKKFNKTAYLIVAQKAEIIKTDLDQLIKYMQNGNDVFIATYDLGKVEKNLKLQAVSTMSAEGSTLNFTNPNLKTDANYGFNRGIGSQYYNKLDTSKATILGVNGNGKPNFIRYSYGKGNLYLIAEPGFYTNFNLLDKYGAEYAAKTLSYLQGNTQIIFDEYFAGQENTATDMLRVFFKHPELKYAYYLSIFSLIIFVFYDIKRRQRIIPIADPLTNSSLAFVNVVGSVYYNERNNLDLALKKINYFMEHLRSRYYLKTNDIDSKFVQLLMEKTGINEALAKTLTRYFIEMPEMGDLSDTQLINLNESIEQFYKITQSNGTRTV, encoded by the coding sequence ATGAAAGGTTATAAAATATATCTGATTATTGGTTCTATCCTGATCCTCCTTTATTTAGTTGCCCAATACAATAAACCTACACCAACAAACTGGGCACCAACTTATGCCATTAAGGATAAAATTCCGTATGGAACTTACATTTTGTACCACCGGATAAAGGATATTTTACCAAACGCAACTATTCAGCAGTCTAAAAGTGCCATTTATAATACTTTAAAAGCCAAAAAATTTAACAAAACAGCGTATTTGATCGTTGCCCAAAAGGCAGAGATCATCAAAACGGATCTCGATCAGCTGATTAAATACATGCAGAACGGTAATGATGTTTTTATTGCCACTTACGATCTGGGAAAAGTAGAAAAAAACCTTAAATTACAAGCGGTAAGTACCATGTCTGCTGAAGGCAGCACGCTGAATTTTACCAACCCAAACTTAAAAACTGATGCGAACTATGGTTTCAACAGGGGTATAGGCAGTCAGTATTATAATAAACTTGACACCAGTAAGGCGACTATACTCGGTGTAAATGGAAACGGAAAACCTAACTTCATCCGTTACAGTTACGGGAAAGGAAATCTATACCTGATTGCAGAGCCCGGGTTTTATACAAATTTTAACCTATTGGATAAATATGGGGCCGAATACGCAGCTAAAACCCTGAGTTACCTTCAGGGAAATACCCAGATAATTTTTGATGAATATTTTGCCGGACAGGAAAACACCGCAACTGATATGCTCAGGGTATTTTTTAAACACCCCGAACTTAAATATGCTTATTACCTGAGCATTTTCAGTTTGATTATTTTTGTATTCTACGATATCAAACGCAGGCAACGAATTATTCCCATTGCCGATCCTCTTACCAATTCTTCACTGGCTTTTGTTAATGTGGTTGGCAGTGTTTACTACAATGAGCGGAACAATCTCGACTTAGCCTTAAAAAAAATCAACTACTTTATGGAACACCTGCGGAGCAGGTATTACCTTAAAACCAATGATATTGACAGCAAATTTGTCCAGTTATTAATGGAAAAAACAGGCATTAACGAAGCCTTAGCCAAAACATTAACCCGATATTTTATCGAAATGCCTGAAATGGGCGACCTGAGCGATACCCAATTGATCAATTTAAACGAAAGCATAGAACAGTTTTATAAAATTACGCAAAGCAATGGAACAAGAACAGTTTAA
- the lipB gene encoding lipoyl(octanoyl) transferase LipB, which produces MNETMEKAIATGLKPTIFADWGLTDYQEAWDKQEDLLNKTVAIKTENRVNNTNKPTPNHLVFCEHPHVYTLGKSGHPENLLLDEQGLKEKKATYYKINRGGDITYHGPGQIVGYPILDLDNFFTDIHLYLRTLEEAVILTLNDYGIEAGRYPGFTGVWLDADNEKARKICAMGVRCSRWVTMHGFAFNVNVDLDYFKNIVPCGIDDKAVTSLAKELGYQLDMEEVKGKLKNHIAGLFKMQLI; this is translated from the coding sequence ATGAACGAGACAATGGAAAAAGCAATTGCAACAGGTTTAAAACCAACTATTTTTGCAGACTGGGGCTTAACAGACTACCAGGAAGCCTGGGATAAACAGGAAGATTTGTTAAATAAAACGGTAGCCATTAAAACCGAAAACCGTGTAAATAACACCAATAAGCCTACTCCAAACCACCTTGTATTTTGCGAGCACCCACACGTTTATACTCTGGGTAAAAGCGGACATCCTGAAAATTTATTATTGGATGAACAGGGATTAAAAGAAAAAAAAGCAACCTATTATAAAATTAACCGCGGTGGCGATATTACTTATCATGGCCCAGGGCAGATTGTAGGATATCCTATTCTTGATCTGGATAATTTCTTTACTGATATCCATTTATACCTGCGTACTCTGGAAGAAGCTGTTATCCTTACTTTAAATGATTACGGGATAGAGGCGGGACGTTATCCTGGCTTTACCGGGGTTTGGTTAGATGCCGATAACGAAAAAGCCCGTAAAATATGCGCTATGGGCGTTCGTTGCAGCCGTTGGGTTACCATGCATGGTTTTGCCTTTAATGTAAATGTGGATTTAGATTATTTCAAAAATATTGTTCCCTGCGGTATTGATGATAAAGCAGTAACCTCTTTAGCAAAAGAATTGGGTTATCAATTAGATATGGAGGAAGTAAAAGGTAAACTGAAGAACCACATTGCCGGACTCTTTAAAATGCAACTGATTTAA
- a CDS encoding DUF58 domain-containing protein — protein MKKFFQQYYTNLFLTDRLFTALGFCIVLFLLKFFFAWLGDIPEIATGAVFVLFFIDLFILYRNSKGVEVKRFTSKRLSNGDENPIQIEIKNHYGFGVNARVIDEIPFQFQIRDKDFRLHLKPAEIKSIHYNLRPTKRGEYDFGFIRTYISSPLGLISRRYNFDGAKVLPVYPSFINLGQYELMAVSRYLTEFGIKKIRKVGQSSEFDQIKNYVGGDDIRTINWKATARKGGLMVNTYTDEKSQNIYCIIDKSRVMRMPFEGLSLLDYAINASVALAKVAMLKEDKAGLITISETIGSIVPADRKASQLGSIMNVLYKEKTRYLESNLEVLYSTVRSVVKQRGLLVFFTNFESLSALQRQLPYLKRIAKYHLLVVVFFENTELKGLSTDPAKDVEGIYHKTIAEKFIYEKKLMVKELNKHGILAILTPPQKLTVNVINQYLALKAQQRI, from the coding sequence TTGAAAAAATTCTTTCAGCAATATTATACCAATCTATTCCTAACCGATCGTTTATTTACGGCCTTAGGGTTTTGTATTGTACTTTTTCTGCTGAAGTTCTTTTTTGCCTGGTTGGGCGATATCCCTGAAATTGCAACCGGAGCTGTATTCGTTCTGTTTTTTATTGATCTTTTTATCCTCTACCGGAATAGCAAAGGAGTTGAAGTCAAAAGATTTACTTCAAAGCGTTTGAGCAACGGCGATGAAAATCCGATCCAGATTGAGATTAAAAACCATTACGGTTTTGGGGTAAATGCAAGGGTAATCGACGAAATCCCTTTTCAGTTTCAGATCCGTGATAAAGATTTTAGACTCCATTTAAAACCGGCAGAGATAAAGTCAATCCACTATAACCTGAGGCCAACCAAACGTGGTGAATATGATTTCGGATTTATCAGGACGTATATCAGTTCTCCATTGGGCTTGATCAGCCGGCGTTATAATTTCGATGGAGCGAAAGTTCTACCCGTTTATCCTTCATTTATCAATCTTGGTCAGTACGAATTAATGGCCGTTTCGCGCTATTTAACTGAGTTTGGGATCAAAAAAATCAGAAAGGTTGGGCAGAGCAGCGAATTCGACCAGATTAAAAACTATGTTGGGGGCGATGATATCCGTACCATTAACTGGAAAGCCACCGCCAGAAAAGGTGGTTTGATGGTGAATACCTATACGGATGAGAAATCGCAGAATATTTATTGCATCATCGATAAATCGCGGGTAATGCGCATGCCTTTTGAAGGCTTAAGCCTGCTTGACTATGCCATCAATGCGAGTGTTGCGCTGGCTAAAGTAGCGATGCTTAAAGAAGATAAAGCAGGTTTAATTACCATATCCGAAACTATCGGTTCAATAGTGCCTGCTGACCGTAAAGCTTCGCAGTTGGGTAGCATTATGAACGTGCTTTACAAAGAAAAAACCCGATACCTGGAAAGTAACTTAGAGGTGCTTTATTCTACTGTCCGTTCGGTAGTAAAACAACGCGGACTTTTGGTTTTCTTTACCAATTTCGAAAGTTTATCGGCGCTCCAACGTCAGTTACCCTATTTAAAAAGAATCGCGAAGTACCACTTATTGGTAGTGGTGTTTTTCGAAAATACTGAACTCAAAGGCTTAAGCACCGATCCGGCCAAAGATGTTGAAGGAATTTACCACAAAACCATTGCAGAGAAGTTTATCTATGAGAAAAAACTGATGGTTAAAGAATTGAACAAACATGGTATTCTGGCTATTCTTACCCCACCACAAAAGCTTACGGTTAATGTGATCAATCAGTACCTGGCACTGAAGGCACAGCAGAGGATCTAG